A genomic segment from Micromonospora echinaurantiaca encodes:
- a CDS encoding MurR/RpiR family transcriptional regulator: MNEGTAVAPSEQVLDLFHGVRLTPTQRRIAHCLVQHAPAAAYLSAAEVAELAGVSQPSVTRFAVALGHDGYPALRRRLRELTAATTAGPDGGGNELQQAVRAEIGNLDRLAGQLTDREPIAESGRLLAASRPLPVLGLRAAAPLAAYFAYFAAKVHPDVRVLDDGGSLLTDRLEQAAEAGASALLAFVLPRYPRETLDALREARAAGLRVVAITDSPVSPAAEHADVVLPAAVGAQLVFDLHTAPMTLAMVLLQAICDAAPAETQRRLEAFEASAARRQLFLG; encoded by the coding sequence GTGAATGAGGGAACTGCCGTCGCCCCCAGCGAGCAGGTGCTCGACCTGTTCCACGGGGTCCGGCTCACTCCCACCCAGCGCCGGATCGCGCACTGCCTGGTGCAGCACGCCCCGGCCGCGGCCTACCTGTCGGCGGCCGAGGTGGCCGAGCTGGCCGGGGTCAGCCAGCCGTCGGTCACCCGGTTCGCGGTCGCGCTCGGCCACGACGGCTACCCGGCGCTGCGCCGCCGGCTGCGCGAGCTGACCGCCGCCACCACCGCCGGGCCGGACGGCGGCGGCAACGAACTCCAGCAGGCGGTACGCGCCGAGATCGGCAACCTGGACCGGCTGGCCGGGCAGCTCACCGACCGGGAGCCGATCGCCGAGAGCGGCCGGCTGCTGGCCGCCAGCCGCCCGCTGCCGGTGCTCGGCCTGCGCGCCGCCGCGCCGCTGGCCGCGTACTTCGCCTACTTCGCCGCCAAGGTGCACCCGGACGTGCGGGTGCTCGACGACGGCGGCAGCCTGCTCACCGACCGCCTGGAACAGGCCGCCGAGGCCGGGGCGTCCGCCCTGCTCGCCTTCGTGCTCCCCCGCTACCCCCGGGAGACCCTGGACGCACTGCGCGAGGCCCGGGCCGCCGGCCTGCGCGTGGTGGCGATCACCGACTCGCCGGTCAGCCCGGCCGCCGAGCACGCCGACGTGGTGCTGCCCGCCGCGGTCGGCGCGCAACTCGTGTTCGACCTGCACACCGCCCCGATGACGCTGGCCATGGTGCTGCTCCAGGCGATCTGCGACGCCGCACCGGCCGAGACCCAGCGCCGGCTGGAGGCGTTCGAGGCGTCCGCCGCCCGCCGTCAGTTGTTCCTCGGCTGA
- a CDS encoding DUF1800 domain-containing protein → MHDDVGMLLRRAGFGPTASELAAAKKAGYRATVARLMAPAGPDRGAATSPMPELGRDPFDDLPDPTTEQRAAAESLRKQHTDAIIRWWLDRMTVADHQANEKLLFFWHGHWATSIRKVGSPQFMLAQHRKIRSSPNFRVMARKLVSDPALVYWLDGQLNTKHAPNENLARELMELFMLGIGNYTEQDVKEAGRALTGWKTDLGVPETAIFFPADHDASRKKILGTTARFDAYTLVDHLAKQPACARFIAARLWFRYVSSSAPIARSTQEKLTSAFPVGLNMLRVLFEDEQFRSGRHRLVKQPVEWLIGAMRQLNIRPAHFSEQTLHQVVSGLTGLGQVPFAPQSVGGWPSGAAWLNSAAAQVRLGLADLLAGLAEFDHLTAEGLATVLAIDTWTNRTYQTLKQAKNPRQLLILGLASPEYLVN, encoded by the coding sequence ATGCACGACGACGTCGGGATGCTGTTGCGGCGGGCGGGCTTCGGTCCGACGGCGTCTGAGCTGGCGGCCGCGAAGAAGGCGGGTTACCGGGCAACGGTGGCCCGGCTGATGGCGCCCGCCGGGCCGGACCGGGGCGCCGCCACCTCACCGATGCCGGAGCTCGGCCGGGATCCCTTCGACGATCTTCCTGATCCGACGACGGAGCAGCGGGCCGCGGCGGAGTCGCTCCGGAAGCAGCACACCGACGCGATCATCCGTTGGTGGCTGGACCGGATGACGGTCGCGGACCACCAGGCGAACGAGAAGCTGCTGTTCTTCTGGCACGGGCACTGGGCCACCTCCATCCGGAAGGTCGGCAGTCCCCAGTTCATGCTCGCGCAGCACCGGAAGATCCGCAGCTCGCCGAACTTCCGGGTGATGGCGCGGAAGCTGGTTTCCGATCCCGCGCTGGTCTACTGGCTGGATGGGCAGCTCAACACCAAGCACGCGCCGAACGAGAACCTCGCCCGGGAACTGATGGAGCTGTTCATGCTCGGCATCGGGAACTACACCGAGCAGGACGTGAAGGAGGCCGGGCGCGCGCTGACCGGTTGGAAGACCGACCTCGGCGTCCCGGAGACGGCCATCTTCTTTCCGGCCGACCACGACGCCAGCCGCAAGAAGATCCTCGGCACCACCGCACGGTTCGACGCCTACACCCTGGTCGACCACCTGGCGAAGCAGCCGGCCTGTGCGCGCTTCATCGCCGCCCGCCTGTGGTTCCGGTACGTCTCCTCGTCCGCGCCGATCGCCCGGTCCACCCAGGAGAAACTGACCTCGGCGTTCCCGGTGGGCCTGAACATGCTCCGGGTCCTCTTCGAGGACGAGCAGTTCCGGTCGGGCCGGCACCGGCTGGTGAAGCAGCCGGTCGAGTGGCTGATCGGCGCGATGCGCCAGTTGAACATCCGGCCGGCCCACTTCTCCGAGCAGACGCTGCACCAGGTGGTGAGTGGACTGACCGGGCTGGGGCAGGTTCCCTTCGCACCCCAGAGCGTGGGTGGCTGGCCGAGCGGAGCGGCCTGGCTGAACTCCGCGGCGGCCCAGGTCCGCCTCGGTCTGGCCGACCTGCTCGCCGGGCTGGCCGAGTTCGACCACCTCACCGCCGAGGGGCTGGCGACCGTCCTCGCCATCGACACCTGGACCAACCGCACCTATCAGACCTTGAAGCAGGCGAAGAATCCGCGACAGCTCCTGATCCTCGGGCTGGCCAGCCCGGAGTACCTGGTGAATTGA
- a CDS encoding trypsin-like peptidase domain-containing protein: protein MQPVGPYRFTHVLGGSVVGKAWAAIDSQGRFVTVAVLEGAAAADQRWREAFAGMADSLAQQPGGQAYAYADFSAESPWVAYPSEAGPGAERLLRALSADYQPVPTDIGAEMPVSGAPQTIPNPPQPVSGEPQPTSGAPVMPWAIQVGPVSAQPVSAQPVSPQPVSAQPVSAHPVSAQPVSGTPQSPGPHATAPAEPTSYDPFAAPDRRIKPSEPRPRRTGLWLGITALVLVVLAGVGGAIVWANSGDPKKSPPPYTLEERAVAIASPSLVYVEVVYTGYLRDKATKTPLRAAPITFNRRCSGFVVSTTGHAFTNGLCVRPAADTATQNALYSLGRILIEEKKLESAKLDEYVATNLKKSVFTGMDAGQEPEVRLFGQFNVAKGNVTDSPAIPGEIVRTWDPEMGNVALVKLAQERLPVAELNTTDAVQQGTQLVSVGYATSDKDPLTATYTVASKPVIVAGSGSVGQVSGHRVNGDVGIHSRGGLVIDTSGRVAGILDNDEELPDKANRAVVPAATLAAMLGEAGVTNELGDTDRLYRSGLDAYFAGDYAGAITKLASTTDSSPTNLVAQTYRQHAADRQKIGNGD from the coding sequence ATGCAGCCGGTTGGCCCCTACAGGTTCACCCACGTGCTGGGCGGGTCGGTGGTCGGGAAGGCGTGGGCGGCCATCGACTCGCAGGGCCGGTTCGTCACGGTCGCCGTGCTGGAGGGCGCCGCCGCCGCCGACCAGCGCTGGCGGGAGGCGTTCGCCGGGATGGCGGACTCGCTCGCCCAGCAGCCGGGCGGGCAGGCCTACGCGTACGCCGACTTCTCGGCCGAGTCGCCCTGGGTGGCGTACCCCTCGGAGGCCGGGCCGGGCGCGGAGAGGCTGCTGCGCGCGCTCAGCGCGGACTACCAGCCGGTGCCCACCGACATCGGCGCCGAGATGCCCGTCTCCGGCGCCCCGCAGACCATCCCCAACCCGCCGCAGCCGGTGTCCGGCGAGCCCCAGCCGACGTCCGGGGCACCGGTCATGCCGTGGGCGATCCAGGTCGGCCCGGTCTCGGCGCAGCCGGTCTCCGCGCAGCCGGTCTCGCCGCAGCCGGTGTCGGCCCAGCCCGTCTCGGCGCACCCGGTGTCGGCGCAGCCCGTCTCGGGCACGCCCCAGTCGCCCGGGCCGCACGCCACCGCGCCGGCCGAGCCGACCTCGTACGACCCGTTCGCCGCGCCGGACCGCCGGATCAAGCCCTCCGAGCCGCGTCCCCGCCGCACCGGGCTCTGGCTCGGCATCACCGCGCTGGTCCTGGTGGTCCTCGCGGGCGTCGGCGGTGCCATCGTCTGGGCGAACTCGGGCGACCCCAAGAAGTCCCCGCCCCCGTACACCCTCGAGGAGCGGGCGGTAGCGATCGCCTCGCCGTCGCTGGTCTACGTGGAGGTCGTCTACACCGGATACCTGCGGGACAAGGCCACCAAGACCCCGCTGCGGGCGGCGCCGATCACCTTCAACCGCCGCTGCAGCGGCTTCGTGGTGAGCACCACCGGCCACGCGTTCACCAACGGCCTCTGCGTGCGGCCCGCGGCCGACACCGCGACCCAGAACGCCCTCTACTCGCTGGGCCGGATCCTGATCGAGGAGAAGAAGCTCGAATCCGCCAAGCTCGACGAGTACGTCGCGACCAACCTGAAGAAGAGCGTCTTCACCGGCATGGACGCCGGGCAGGAGCCGGAGGTCCGGCTGTTCGGGCAGTTCAACGTGGCCAAGGGCAATGTCACCGACAGCCCGGCGATCCCGGGCGAGATCGTCCGGACGTGGGATCCCGAGATGGGCAACGTCGCCCTGGTCAAGCTCGCCCAGGAGCGTCTCCCGGTCGCCGAACTGAACACCACGGACGCCGTCCAGCAGGGCACGCAGCTCGTCTCGGTCGGCTACGCCACCAGCGACAAGGACCCCCTCACCGCCACCTACACCGTGGCGTCGAAGCCGGTGATCGTGGCGGGCTCGGGCAGCGTCGGGCAGGTGTCCGGCCACCGGGTCAACGGTGACGTCGGGATCCACTCCCGAGGCGGCCTGGTCATCGACACCAGCGGCCGGGTGGCCGGCATCCTGGACAACGACGAGGAGCTGCCCGACAAGGCCAACCGCGCCGTCGTGCCGGCGGCCACGCTGGCCGCGATGCTCGGCGAAGCGGGTGTCACCAACGAGCTCGGTGACACCGACCGGCTGTACCGCAGCGGCCTCGACGCCTACTTCGCCGGCGACTACGCGGGCGCCATCACCAAGCTCGCCAGCACCACCGACAGCTCGCCCACCAACCTCGTCGCCCAGACCTACCGGCAGCACGCGGCCGACCGCCAGAAGATCGGGAACGGGGACTGA
- a CDS encoding polysaccharide biosynthesis tyrosine autokinase has translation MRLSGKLLPARTPGRPTDDLRDRSGLRGVVDISRRAVRQWVELTPRHYFKALRARRWMVLTLLLISTAGGGLATLLQTPMYKAEVQLFFSPNFPTKDIRQLDTGGNYILQRVRSYSEIADSPEVATTVIERLGLPYSSEELLSRVSVTGKASTAILNIEVLDPEPGRARDIANAIGAEMPGFIGRLEQPTGIDSPPVKVSVVRPATASSAPESPQPVVNIGLAVAGGLIVGTVTAVTAYARERTVRDADHAAEVADLTLVGVVEAAPGATRLLAPDERSARAEALRQTRATLRVQAVGERLTSVTVIGSAGDDGGALTAGNLAVAFARAGETVVLIDGNLRNPEIHELFAVPNETGLANVLRGEASVNDVTVQWRAEFPLYLLPAGRDESGPTERLFQPDKIADLMQSFRLGQVFVIVNGPPLLSDAEATFLVTATDATVVVARVGTTRTDQLPTTVDALRRMRANLLGLIAVGGTR, from the coding sequence GTGAGGCTTTCCGGCAAGCTGCTGCCAGCCAGGACGCCCGGTCGGCCAACGGATGATCTACGGGACCGCAGTGGTCTTCGCGGCGTCGTCGACATTTCCCGCCGGGCCGTACGTCAGTGGGTCGAGTTGACGCCTCGGCACTATTTCAAGGCCCTGCGCGCACGCCGGTGGATGGTGCTCACACTCCTCCTGATCAGCACGGCCGGTGGCGGCCTGGCCACCCTGTTGCAGACGCCGATGTACAAGGCGGAGGTGCAACTCTTCTTTTCGCCGAACTTCCCCACCAAGGACATTCGTCAACTCGACACCGGCGGAAACTACATCCTGCAACGGGTCCGGTCGTATTCCGAGATCGCCGACAGTCCCGAGGTCGCCACCACCGTCATCGAGCGGCTGGGCCTGCCGTACTCGTCGGAGGAGCTGCTGTCCCGGGTCAGCGTCACGGGCAAGGCGAGCACCGCCATTTTGAACATCGAGGTCCTTGATCCGGAGCCCGGGCGGGCCCGGGACATCGCCAACGCGATCGGGGCGGAGATGCCCGGCTTCATCGGCCGGCTGGAGCAGCCGACCGGGATCGACAGCCCACCGGTCAAGGTCTCCGTCGTCCGCCCGGCGACCGCGTCGTCGGCGCCGGAGTCGCCGCAACCCGTGGTCAACATCGGCCTCGCCGTTGCCGGCGGGCTGATCGTCGGCACGGTGACGGCGGTCACCGCGTACGCCCGGGAGCGCACCGTGCGGGACGCGGACCACGCCGCCGAGGTCGCGGACCTGACCCTGGTCGGGGTGGTCGAGGCCGCTCCCGGAGCGACCCGCCTCCTGGCGCCCGACGAGCGGTCCGCCCGCGCGGAGGCACTGCGGCAGACGCGGGCGACTCTGCGGGTCCAGGCGGTCGGCGAACGGCTGACCAGCGTCACGGTCATCGGCTCCGCCGGCGACGATGGTGGCGCACTCACCGCCGGGAACCTGGCGGTGGCGTTCGCCCGTGCCGGCGAGACGGTGGTGCTGATCGACGGGAACCTGCGGAACCCCGAGATCCACGAGTTGTTCGCCGTGCCCAACGAGACCGGACTGGCGAACGTCCTGCGGGGTGAGGCGTCCGTCAACGACGTGACGGTTCAGTGGCGTGCCGAATTCCCGCTCTATCTCCTCCCCGCCGGCCGGGACGAGTCGGGGCCGACCGAGCGGCTGTTCCAGCCCGACAAGATCGCCGACCTGATGCAGTCGTTCCGGCTGGGTCAGGTCTTCGTGATCGTCAACGGTCCGCCGCTGCTGTCGGACGCCGAGGCGACGTTCCTGGTGACGGCCACGGACGCGACGGTGGTCGTCGCCCGGGTCGGTACCACCCGGACCGACCAGCTGCCGACCACTGTGGACGCGCTGCGACGGATGCGCGCGAACCTGCTGGGTCTGATCGCGGTCGGCGGGACGAGGTAG
- a CDS encoding O-antigen ligase family protein gives MTASVRALGLPAVLALTVGVLASWHPVLLAVLGLAALLVWGLWTPSRLMYALFAVLLLVPVTADPGYPTEPVWVVLLAATAIALFGRIQRFDPDRPLASVGMAGFVLPVTGVVAGLVHWHGPKTLIVSLIPFVCYAVIGWHVVEEARRDPELVKRVATAVAWLGVPIALLAVYQRASGTWPVLDALATSNAFTSSGGAGRSVGTIGHPIVYGTYCMMSMCVTLALRGRLWQVPFAAGAVGLLLSGSRSAWIGMAGALLVWYLSQERKVTRRGVGLVAAFVAAGGVLVLAGPGPVRGAVDILRSRLSNVTGSSSATARYSRYDVAWSGLWDRVDTVLFGLGPEAHVRYFQQVGIGDFLAQTFDNSYLTLWYDFGLIALLPFVAILVALFVKSRSLAARMLVAAMAAQIFFFDFYLWPCAAAVLILAAGLAISPGRRNGTQQGVRGMAKVPLARAG, from the coding sequence CCTCTGGACCCCGTCCCGGCTGATGTACGCGCTGTTCGCGGTGTTGCTGCTGGTGCCGGTCACCGCAGACCCGGGTTACCCCACCGAACCGGTGTGGGTCGTCCTGCTGGCCGCCACCGCGATCGCCCTGTTCGGTCGCATCCAGCGCTTCGACCCGGACCGACCGCTCGCGTCCGTCGGGATGGCCGGGTTCGTGCTGCCGGTGACGGGGGTGGTCGCCGGCCTGGTGCACTGGCACGGGCCAAAGACCTTGATCGTGTCCCTCATCCCGTTCGTCTGCTACGCCGTCATCGGCTGGCACGTGGTGGAGGAGGCGCGGCGCGACCCGGAGCTGGTGAAGCGGGTCGCCACGGCCGTCGCCTGGTTGGGTGTGCCCATCGCGCTGCTCGCTGTCTACCAGCGCGCGAGCGGGACCTGGCCGGTCCTCGACGCGCTGGCGACGAGCAACGCGTTCACCTCGTCCGGGGGCGCCGGCCGGTCGGTGGGCACGATCGGCCACCCGATCGTGTACGGCACGTACTGCATGATGTCGATGTGCGTCACGCTCGCCCTGCGCGGCCGCCTGTGGCAGGTGCCCTTCGCCGCCGGTGCGGTGGGGCTGCTGCTGTCCGGCTCGCGCAGCGCGTGGATCGGCATGGCCGGGGCTCTGCTGGTCTGGTACCTGTCGCAGGAGCGGAAGGTGACCCGCCGGGGTGTCGGCCTGGTCGCGGCCTTCGTCGCCGCCGGCGGGGTGCTGGTGCTGGCCGGCCCGGGGCCGGTGCGGGGCGCGGTCGACATCCTCCGTTCCCGCCTGTCCAACGTGACCGGCTCGTCCTCCGCCACCGCGCGGTACAGCCGCTACGACGTGGCGTGGTCGGGCCTGTGGGACCGCGTCGACACCGTGCTGTTCGGGTTGGGGCCGGAGGCGCACGTGCGGTACTTCCAGCAGGTGGGTATCGGCGACTTCCTGGCCCAGACCTTCGACAACAGTTACCTCACGCTGTGGTACGACTTCGGCCTGATCGCGCTCCTGCCGTTCGTCGCCATACTGGTCGCGCTGTTCGTCAAATCCAGGTCGTTGGCTGCCCGGATGCTCGTCGCGGCAATGGCGGCGCAAATCTTCTTCTTCGACTTCTACCTGTGGCCGTGTGCCGCCGCCGTCCTGATCCTGGCGGCCGGCCTGGCAATTTCCCCGGGTCGTCGAAACGGCACTCAGCAGGGGGTGCGCGGAATGGCGAAAGTCCCGCTCGCCCGGGCCGGATGA
- the hutU gene encoding urocanate hydratase, translating into MSQVVRAARGADRTARGWPQEAALRMLMNNLDPEVAERPDDLVVYGGTGKAARDWPSFHALVRTLTDLRDDETMLVQSGRPVGVMRTHEWAPRVLLANSNLVGDWATWPEFRRLEQLGLTMYGQMTAGSWIYIGTQGILQGTYETFAAVAAKRFGGTLAGTLTLTAGCGGMGGAQPLAVTMNGGACLIVDVDRSRLERRVHDRYLDEIADDLDDAVARVLAAKRERRALSVGVVGNAAVVFPELLVRGVEIDIVTDQTSAHDPLSYLPVGVELADARDYAAAKPAEFTDRARASMARHVAAMVGFLDAGAEVFDYGNSIRGEAKLGGFERAFDFPGFVPAYIRPLFCEGKGPFRWAALSGDPADIAATDRAILDLFPENESLARWIRMAGERVAFQGLPARICWLGYGERDSAGVRFNEMVASGELSAPVVIGRDHLDCGSVASPYRETEAMADGSDAIADWPLLNALVNTASGASWVSIHHGGGVGIGRSIHAGQVCVADGSALAGQKIERVLTNDPAMGVIRHVDAGYDDAREVAARTGVRVPMAEK; encoded by the coding sequence ATGTCCCAGGTTGTCCGCGCCGCCCGCGGCGCCGACCGCACCGCCCGTGGCTGGCCGCAGGAGGCGGCGCTGCGGATGCTGATGAACAACCTCGACCCCGAGGTGGCCGAGCGCCCCGACGACCTGGTGGTCTACGGCGGCACCGGGAAGGCCGCCCGGGACTGGCCGTCGTTCCACGCGCTGGTCCGTACGCTGACCGACCTGCGCGACGACGAGACCATGCTGGTGCAGTCCGGCCGGCCGGTGGGGGTCATGCGCACCCACGAGTGGGCGCCCCGGGTGCTGCTGGCCAACTCCAACCTGGTGGGCGACTGGGCGACCTGGCCGGAGTTCCGCCGCCTCGAACAGCTCGGCCTGACCATGTACGGGCAGATGACCGCCGGCTCGTGGATCTACATCGGCACCCAGGGCATCCTCCAGGGCACCTACGAGACGTTCGCCGCGGTGGCCGCCAAGCGGTTCGGCGGGACGCTGGCCGGCACGCTGACGCTCACCGCCGGCTGCGGCGGGATGGGTGGCGCCCAGCCGCTGGCCGTCACCATGAACGGCGGCGCCTGCCTGATCGTCGACGTGGACCGCAGCCGGCTGGAACGGCGGGTGCACGACCGCTACCTCGACGAGATCGCCGACGACCTGGACGACGCGGTGGCGCGGGTGCTCGCCGCGAAGCGGGAGCGCCGGGCGTTGAGCGTCGGCGTGGTCGGCAACGCCGCCGTGGTCTTTCCCGAGCTGCTGGTCAGGGGCGTCGAGATCGACATCGTCACCGACCAGACCAGCGCGCACGACCCGCTGTCGTACCTGCCGGTGGGGGTCGAGCTGGCCGACGCCCGGGACTACGCGGCGGCGAAGCCGGCCGAGTTCACCGACCGGGCCCGGGCGTCGATGGCCCGGCACGTGGCGGCGATGGTCGGCTTCCTCGACGCCGGGGCGGAGGTCTTCGACTACGGCAACTCGATCCGCGGTGAGGCGAAGCTCGGCGGGTTCGAGCGGGCCTTCGACTTCCCCGGCTTCGTGCCGGCGTACATTCGGCCGCTGTTCTGCGAGGGCAAGGGCCCGTTCCGGTGGGCGGCGCTCTCCGGCGACCCGGCCGACATCGCCGCCACCGACCGGGCCATCCTCGACCTGTTCCCGGAGAACGAGTCGCTGGCCCGGTGGATCCGGATGGCCGGCGAGCGGGTCGCCTTCCAGGGCCTGCCGGCCCGGATCTGCTGGCTCGGCTACGGCGAGCGGGACTCCGCCGGGGTGCGGTTCAACGAGATGGTCGCCTCCGGCGAGCTCTCCGCGCCGGTGGTGATCGGCCGGGACCACCTGGACTGCGGCAGCGTGGCCAGCCCCTACCGGGAGACCGAGGCGATGGCCGACGGCTCCGACGCGATCGCCGACTGGCCGCTGCTGAATGCGCTGGTCAACACCGCCAGCGGGGCGTCCTGGGTGTCCATCCACCACGGCGGTGGGGTGGGCATCGGCCGGTCCATCCACGCCGGGCAGGTCTGCGTCGCCGACGGCAGCGCGCTCGCCGGGCAGAAGATCGAGCGGGTGCTCACCAACGACCCGGCGATGGGCGTCATCCGGCACGTCGACGCGGGCTACGACGACGCCCGCGAGGTCGCCGCCCGTACCGGCGTGCGCGTCCCGATGGCGGAGAAATGA
- a CDS encoding DUF1501 domain-containing protein, with translation MDPLTRRKFLLASAGAGGAAAIAASGFGFAELLATARGNHEADADDGTDKLVLVTLYGGNDGLNTVIPYADPAYHSARPELAYAPEKVLHLDDSLGLNPVLTGLKRCWDSRQLAVVLGVGYPRPDRSHFRSMDIWQTGSPEAPVPTGWVGRWLDGTNANAEAAVSFEPALPPLLVGETRVGACVAVGGLQLPRGVDAELVAALGRLQDGESELQVRAAESYQDFLRVNELVEQAANSPAPPEVAELPPLPATATGGASSLAAQLALVSRCVEAGVPTRVYSVSLGGFDTHANERVGQEWLLKQLDEALSAFLDRMAKTKAGRRVTVAVYSEFGRRVRANASDGTDHGTAGPLLVMGPGIAGGFYGEQPSLTDLDDGDLKATTDFRDVFGTLLGSVLRADPAQYLNGYQPKLLPLVRGRV, from the coding sequence ATGGACCCGTTGACCCGACGCAAGTTCCTTCTCGCCTCGGCCGGGGCCGGCGGCGCCGCCGCGATCGCCGCCAGCGGGTTCGGGTTTGCCGAGCTGCTCGCCACCGCCAGGGGAAACCACGAGGCGGATGCCGACGACGGTACCGACAAGCTGGTCCTGGTCACGCTCTACGGCGGCAACGACGGGCTCAACACCGTCATCCCGTACGCGGACCCGGCGTACCACTCCGCCCGACCGGAGCTGGCCTACGCCCCGGAGAAGGTGCTGCATCTCGACGACTCGCTCGGGCTGAACCCGGTGCTGACCGGGCTGAAGCGGTGCTGGGACAGCCGGCAGCTGGCCGTCGTGCTCGGCGTCGGCTACCCCAGGCCCGACCGGAGCCACTTCCGGTCGATGGACATCTGGCAGACCGGGTCACCGGAGGCGCCCGTTCCCACCGGCTGGGTGGGCCGGTGGCTGGACGGCACCAACGCCAACGCCGAGGCGGCGGTCAGCTTCGAGCCGGCGCTCCCGCCGCTGCTCGTCGGCGAGACGCGGGTGGGCGCCTGTGTGGCCGTCGGTGGGCTGCAACTACCCCGTGGGGTCGACGCGGAGCTGGTCGCCGCGCTCGGGCGGCTCCAAGACGGCGAGTCGGAGCTGCAGGTGCGCGCGGCGGAGTCGTACCAGGACTTCCTCCGGGTGAACGAACTCGTCGAACAGGCCGCGAACAGCCCGGCACCCCCGGAGGTGGCCGAACTTCCGCCCTTGCCGGCCACCGCGACCGGTGGAGCCAGCTCCCTGGCCGCCCAGCTCGCCCTGGTCAGCCGGTGCGTCGAGGCGGGCGTGCCCACCCGGGTCTACTCGGTGAGCCTGGGTGGCTTCGACACCCACGCGAACGAGCGAGTCGGCCAGGAGTGGCTGCTGAAGCAGCTTGACGAGGCGCTTTCCGCGTTCCTCGACCGGATGGCGAAGACGAAGGCGGGTCGGCGGGTGACCGTGGCCGTCTACAGCGAATTCGGCCGCCGGGTCAGGGCCAACGCCTCGGATGGCACCGACCATGGGACGGCCGGGCCGCTGCTCGTGATGGGCCCGGGCATCGCCGGCGGGTTCTACGGCGAGCAACCGAGCCTGACCGACCTGGACGACGGCGACCTCAAGGCGACGACGGACTTCCGCGACGTCTTCGGCACGCTACTCGGTTCCGTGCTGCGGGCCGACCCCGCCCAGTACCTCAACGGATACCAGCCGAAGCTGCTACCACTCGTCCGCGGCCGGGTGTAA
- a CDS encoding allantoate amidohydrolase has protein sequence MSASDDLVGRFRALWNEIAPVGRDGRTGGYLRYALTEPELHLRAWFRDQAGRRDMPVTDDGNGNLFAWWGDPEAGDAVLTGSHFDSVPHGGAYDGPLGIVSAFLAVDALRAAGVAPVRPLVVAAFVEEEGARFGVPCLGSRLLTGELALERAAGLRDSAGVSFAEALGARPAGAQPELLGRFSAFVELHVEQGRALVETGAPVAVASAIWPHGRWRFDFLGEGNHAGTTRMADRHDPMLTYAFTVLAANKEARLRGAHATMGRVTVEPNATNAIPSRVTGWLDARAAEPETLAGLVAAVHGKAVERAHRDGTEVTLAEESATPLVAFDGGLADRLARLLDAPVLPTGAGHDAGVLAGYLPTAMLFVRNPTGISHSPSEWATDADCAAGVRALARVLQELACA, from the coding sequence ATGAGCGCCTCCGACGACCTGGTCGGCCGGTTCCGCGCGCTGTGGAACGAGATCGCGCCGGTCGGTCGGGACGGCCGCACCGGCGGCTACCTGCGCTACGCGCTGACCGAGCCGGAACTGCACCTGCGCGCCTGGTTCCGCGACCAGGCCGGCCGCCGGGACATGCCGGTCACCGACGACGGCAACGGCAACCTGTTCGCCTGGTGGGGTGACCCGGAGGCGGGCGACGCGGTGCTGACCGGCAGCCACTTCGACTCGGTGCCGCACGGCGGGGCGTACGACGGGCCGCTCGGCATCGTCAGCGCGTTCCTCGCCGTGGACGCGCTGCGGGCGGCCGGCGTGGCGCCGGTCCGGCCGCTGGTGGTCGCCGCGTTCGTCGAGGAGGAGGGGGCCCGGTTCGGCGTACCCTGCCTGGGCTCCCGGCTGCTCACCGGGGAGCTGGCGCTGGAGCGCGCGGCGGGGCTGCGCGACTCCGCCGGGGTGAGCTTCGCCGAGGCGCTGGGCGCCCGGCCGGCGGGCGCCCAGCCCGAGCTGCTGGGCCGCTTCTCGGCCTTCGTCGAGCTGCACGTCGAGCAGGGGCGGGCGCTGGTCGAGACCGGTGCGCCGGTCGCGGTGGCCAGCGCCATCTGGCCGCACGGCCGCTGGCGCTTCGACTTCCTCGGCGAGGGCAACCACGCCGGTACGACCCGGATGGCCGACCGCCACGACCCGATGCTCACCTACGCGTTCACCGTGCTCGCGGCGAACAAGGAGGCGCGGCTGCGCGGGGCGCACGCCACCATGGGCCGGGTGACCGTGGAGCCGAACGCCACCAACGCGATCCCGTCCCGGGTGACCGGGTGGCTGGACGCCCGGGCGGCCGAGCCGGAGACGCTCGCCGGCCTGGTGGCCGCGGTGCACGGCAAGGCGGTCGAGCGGGCGCACCGGGACGGCACCGAGGTGACGCTGGCCGAGGAGTCGGCGACCCCGCTGGTGGCCTTCGACGGTGGCCTGGCCGACCGGCTCGCCCGGCTGCTCGACGCGCCGGTGCTGCCCACCGGTGCCGGCCACGACGCGGGCGTGCTCGCCGGCTACCTGCCGACCGCGATGCTCTTCGTGCGCAACCCGACCGGGATCTCGCACTCGCCGTCGGAGTGGGCCACCGACGCCGACTGCGCCGCCGGGGTGCGGGCGCTGGCCCGGGTGCTCCAGGAGCTGGCATGCGCCTGA